Proteins encoded in a region of the Neodiprion virginianus isolate iyNeoVirg1 chromosome 2, iyNeoVirg1.1, whole genome shotgun sequence genome:
- the LOC124299097 gene encoding mitochondrial intermediate peptidase translates to MLMLIRNNVVTGLRRKYRDVSTWSSLATAFNTKSVDVIDSLVSRKETGLFGIPELDDAEGFDLLKRRAMAQTDELIEEATSQTRSRKIVEIFDELSDSLCKVADLAEFVRIAHPDRKFSDAAEDACITISGVVEKLNTHKELYNSLLHVVKNGDVVETTEVDEHVAKLFAFDFEQCGIHLIEEQRQKVVHLNDRILQTGQRFMAGTVHPRAVKKDVLPPEIRQYFTTEGGQILVQGLYTDSSNAIAREAAYKIFLYPDSQQELLLRGLLNDRHDLAEICGFPSYAHRAVRGSTVEKPEVVYEFLNILSDQLKHRAHSDFQIMQQMKNAETGTNQDLMAWDTAYFIAKAKKAWLNTSSAEFAPYFSLGTCMEGLNTLTQALYGVKLEPEPVVKGEVWASDIRKLAVVDDVQGTLGYIYCDFYERMGKPNQDCHFTIRGGKQLPDGSYQNPIVVLMLSLPSPRWSSPSLLSSSSVDNLFHEMGHALHSMLGRTQYQHVTGTRCSTDFAEVPSVLMEYFASDPRVVSTFAKHFQTQEPIPDDMLHRLCASKHLFPASELQNQVFYSMLDQVYHSRRLEQPSTEILADLQDRYYGLPYVQNTAWQLRFSHLVGYGAKYYSYLISRAIASWIWQTYFEADPFSRISGERYRTECLAHGGGKSPSILVSDFLSKDANAQNFAKSLINEIDAKNDHMHEIKNITS, encoded by the exons ATGCTGATGTTGATTCGAAACAACGTTGTTACTGGATTGAGAAGAAAGTATCGAGATGTTAGCACATGGTCCTCGTTAGCAACGGCATTCAACACAAAGTCGGTTGATGTGATTGATTCTTTGGTGTCGCGAAAAGAAACG GGTCTATTTGGGATTCCTGAACTCGACGATGCCGAAGGATTTGATCTACTCAAAAGAAGAGCCATGGCTCAAACAGACGAACTAATTGAAGAAGCTACGAGCCAAACAAGAAGccgaaaaattgtagaaatttttgacGAGCTTTCTGATTCACTTTGCAAGGTTGCAGACTTAGCAGAATTTGTCAGAATTGCTCATCCTGATAGGAAATTTTCAGATGCAGCCGAAGATGCTTGTATCACGATAAGTGGCGTCGTCGAAAA GCTGAACACCCATAAGGAATTATACAACTCATTGCTGCATGTGGTGAAAAATGGAGACGTCGTGGAAACTACAGAAGTAGACGAACATGTTGCCAAATTGTTCGCTTTTGATTTTGAGCAATGCGGTATACACCTAATCGAAGAACAACGGCAAAAAGTTGTACATCTGAATGATCGAATTCTCCAA ACGGGTCAGCGTTTTATGGCCGGCACAGTGCACCCTAGAGCAGTGAAGAAGGATGTTCTTCCGCCTGAAATAAGGCAATA CTTCACTACCGAAGGCGGTCAAATATTGGTCCAAGGACTTTACACAGATTCCTCCAATGCCATTGCTAGAGAAGCTGCATACAAGATATTCCTATACCCGGATTCTCAACAGGAGCTTCTCCTCAGGGGCTTATTAAACGATCGACACGATCTGGCTGAAATATGCGGATTTCCTTCCTATGCTCATAG AGCCGTCCGAGGTAGCACAGTCGAGAAACCTGAAGtagtttatgaatttttaaacattctcAGCGACCAGCTAAAGCACAGAGCGCATAgtgattttcaaataatgcagcaaatgaaaaatgctGAGACTGGAACAAATCAG GATTTAATGGCATGGGACACAGCATATTTTATAGCAAAAGCAAAAAAGGCATGGCTAAACACATCTAGTGCAGAATTTGCACCTTATTTTTCTCTTGGAACGTGTATGGAGGGTCTGAATACGTTGACGCAAGCTTTGTACGGTGTTAAATTGGAGCCAGAGCCAGTCGTTAAAGGTGAAGTTTGGGCCAGCGACATTCGCAAGTTGGCTGTGGTAGATGATGTCCAAGGGACGTTAGGATACATTTATTGTGACTTTTATGAAAGAATGGGGAAACCCAATCAGGATTGTCACTTCACCATCAGAGGTGGAAAGCAGTTGCCTGATGGCAGCTACCAG AATCCAATAGTTGTGCTAATGTTGTCACTACCATCGCCACGATGGTCATCGCCGAGTCTTTTAAGTTCGTCGTCGGTGGATAACTTATTTCATGAAATGGGACACGCGTTGCATTCAATGCTGGGCAGAACCCAGTATCAACACGTCACAGGAACGAGGTGCAGCACAGATTTTGCAGAGGTGCCAAGCGTCCTAATGGAATACTTTGCAAGCGATCCCAGG GTGGTTTCGACGTTCGCAAAGCACTTTCAAACCCAGGAGCCAATCCCTGATGACATGCTGCACAGACTGTGTGCCTCGAAGCACTTGTTTCCTGCCTCCGAGTTGCAGAATCAAGTATTTTATAGTATGTTGGATCAAGTGTATCACAGCCGTCGCTTAGAGCAGCCCAGCACAGAAATACTAGCTGATTTACAAGACAGATATTACGGTTTGCCATACGTCCAGAATACT GCTTGGCAGCTGCGATTTTCTCACCTTGTTGGATACGGTGCGAAATATTACTCGTACCTAATTTCTCGCGCCATAGCTTCGTGGATATGGCAGACTTACTTTGAGGCTGATCCGTTCAGTCGAATTTCAGGGGAAAGATATCGGACAGAATGTCTTGCTCACGGAGGAGGAAAATCTCCGTCGATATTAGTGTCAGATTTCCTTTCCAAGGACGCAAACGCCCAAAATTTTGCGAAGTCATTGATCAACGAGATCGACGCCAAAAATGATCACAtgcatgaaataaaaaatatcacttcTTAG